In the genome of Mercurialis annua linkage group LG8, ddMerAnnu1.2, whole genome shotgun sequence, the window ACGAGATTCGAGACCAAGTCTACCATAAATAAACTCGATCTAAAAAGAATTCTCGTAGATCAATTAGAAGCATAATTACAATAACTTTTCTTGTCAACCACAATTCAATTACTAACGAACAAGACAAATATACTCAATCATAAAACGATCAACATATTATCATTCATAAACCCGACCTAAACAAGAATTTTCATAGATCAATTAGGAGTATAACATTAACAATAACATTTCACGTCAACCAATATtcaattactaaatgatacgacaaATACAATAAATCATCAACTTACGAATCAAAAGCTTTTATCGGGACAATCGACCATACATAAACTCGATCTAAACGAGAATTTCTATAGATCATCAAATAGGAGGGCAAAAGGTAATAACATACCTAGGAGCCCTACAAGTTTTAAGACCAGAAGCATCATCATAAGCAAAACTATATGCTTTAGGGCATATAGCCTTAAAAAGATGACCAAAAATATTAGGTTTACAACTTTTAGGATCAGCAAATTGCCCTCTACAACAATACCTATCACTTTTAGCAGCCAAACAAGCACTTTTACACCCTACAATTTTCCCTCCTCTCTTCATAATCAATGCTTCAGGGCAACAAACATTCAAATCCGCCTCGCAGGCGGCCACTCCACAGGCGGCATCACCGCCTAAGGGCACCATAGAGACCGGAATGTTGAATCCGTCGACTAGACTAACGTCATAGTAATGTAAGTCGGAATTTGAAGTTCCGAGTGTCATTTCTACTATTGAAGCCGGAGGAACACCCCCGATGCCTCTGCATTGTAGTAAACCGGCGCAATCCCCAGTTTGACACGAGCCTTTTCCGGTTATTTCGTCGAAACAACAGCCTTGTCTCGGCCAGATTCTGCCCGACCATTTGTCGGGTAAGTTGAGAAGTGTTTGTTGGCCCGAGGGGAGATGAAAACCGCCTTCGCTTGGCGTTTCGTGGCCTGCGGTTCCGAGAAGTCCTGGCCA includes:
- the LOC126660982 gene encoding thaumatin-like protein → MPSPSQLFFFIIFHPIFISIYFADGVQLIIANNCQVSIWPGLLGTAGHETPSEGGFHLPSGQQTLLNLPDKWSGRIWPRQGCCFDEITGKGSCQTGDCAGLLQCRGIGGVPPASIVEMTLGTSNSDLHYYDVSLVDGFNIPVSMVPLGGDAACGVAACEADLNVCCPEALIMKRGGKIVGCKSACLAAKSDRYCCRGQFADPKSCKPNIFGHLFKAICPKAYSFAYDDASGLKTCRAPRYVITFCPPI